A DNA window from Theobroma cacao cultivar B97-61/B2 chromosome 5, Criollo_cocoa_genome_V2, whole genome shotgun sequence contains the following coding sequences:
- the LOC108661959 gene encoding uncharacterized protein LOC108661959: MEKIFKALGCSNVRSVELATFRLEDVAHEWYSSLYRGKPMDAALLTWSEFSTAFLDQFLPLSVRNARAREFETLIQTSSMTVLEYDIKFTQLAKYAPYLVSTEEIKIQRFVDGLVEPLFRAVASQDFTTYSAVVDCAQRIEMRTSESRAIRDRAKKTKIEGYQGRRDFNSGMSSSNRQGPQRTHDCPKKEVTRLMLTLGQDRELSIPIGSKI; the protein is encoded by the coding sequence atggagaagatTTTTAAAGCCTTGGGATGTTCCAATGTCCGGTCAGTCGAGCTAGCCACCTTCCGATTAGAGGACGTGGCACACGAGTGGTATAGTTCTCTATATAGAGGTAAACCAATGGATGCAGCACTATTGACTTGGAGTGAGTTCAGTACAGCCTTTCTAGATCAATTTTTACCACTCAGTGTACGTAATGCTAGAGCTAGAGAGTTTGAGACTTTGATACAAACCTCGAGTATGACGGTGTTAGAGTATGACATCAAATTCACGCAGTTGGCCAAGTATGCTCCCTACCTAGTTTCTACTGAGGAGATAaagattcagaggtttgtggatgggttAGTGGAGCCATTATTTAGGGCTGTGGCATCTCAAGATTTCACTACCTATTCTGCAGTAGTGGATTGTGCTCAACGCATCGAGATGAGGACCAGTGAGAGTAGGGCTATAAGGGATAGAGCGAAAAAGACCAAGATAGAGGGTTATCAAGGCCGTAGAGATTTTAACAGTGGGATGTCATCTTCTAACCGTCAGGGTCCACAAAGGACTCACGATTGCCCCAAAAAGGAAGTGACTCGTCTGATGCTAACATTAGGGCAGGATAGAGAACTTTCAATTCCGATAGGCAGCAAGATTTGA